Proteins co-encoded in one Astyanax mexicanus isolate ESR-SI-001 chromosome 1, AstMex3_surface, whole genome shotgun sequence genomic window:
- the cd226 gene encoding CD226 antigen isoform X1 — protein sequence MEAVQKEYWYFLVLVISLTFLKVSEQLRAPVSKVQLQDGMVLDCLCPWTGRLIMVSWTKQPDSKPLAIYHPDYGVNYAAAYEGRVEFSNASPTDGSIILTNVTEGDLGLYSCFLQMFPEGSWTKDTLVEKSGISTVSVHSDTKLVVAESQNLTMWCKYNGAHAGAVSEVTVEKLWSDQQGSTLLGVCKEQEGSVEVSDFEDRVRVNCSSDLELSVQLSSVVKEDGGLYRCNFTTDTGVQTTSIIQLTTISTQERIGLQDVLYLYIGGGVAGAFVLMSGVFLLMWLSRRRRRRREEYRIQLHPAKRRQNNAYDQGAVYDRMKKGTKHQSKNNPVYVNLQTVRGYKKRQR from the exons ATGGAGGCAGTACAAAAGGAATACTGGTACTTCTTGGTACTTGTGATTTCTCTCACTTTTCTAAAAG TGTCGGAACAGCTGAGGGCTCCAGTCAGTAAGGTCCAGCTGCAGGATGGGATGGTGCTGGACTGTTTATGCCCATGGACTGGAAGACTGATCATGGTCTCCTGGACTAAGCAGCCTGACTCTAAGCCTCTGGCTATCTACCACCCTGACTACGGCGTGAACTACGCTGCAGCATACGAGGGCCGGGTCGAGTTCAGCAATGCCTCACCCACGGACGGCAGCATAATCCTAACCAATGTAACAGAGGGGGACCTGGGTCTGTACAGCTGCTTCCTGCAGATGTTCCCGGAAGGATCATGGACTAAAGACACACTGGTGGAGAAATCAG gAATCTCTACTGTCTCTGTCCATTCTGACACCAAGCTTGTCGTTGCAGAGAGCCAGAATCTGACCATGTGGTGTAAATATAATGGAGCTCATGCTGGAGCTGTAAGCGAGGTTACTGTAGAGAAGCTGTGGTCGGATCAGCAGGGCAGCACTCTGTTAGGAGTGTGTAAAGAGCAGGAGGGCAGTGTAGAGGTCAGTGATTTTGAAGACCGGGTCAGGGTGAACTGCAGTTCTGATCTGGAGCTGAGCGTGCAGCTGAGCAGTGTGGTCAAAGAGGATGGGGGGCTATACCGCTGCAACTTCACTACAGACACTGGCGTTCAGACCACCAGCATCATCCAGCTGACCACCATTTCTACTCAAG aACGTATAGGTCTTCAGGATGTGCTGTATCTGTACATTGGAGGAGGAGTTGCTGGTGCATTCGTACTGATGAGTGGAGTTTTCTTACTGATGTGGCTGAGCAG GAGGAGACGGAGGAGGAGAGAGGAGTACAGGATCCAGCTGCACCCGGCCAAGCGACGG CAAAATAACGCTTATGATCAAGGAGCTGTGTATGACAGAATGAAGAAGGGGACAAAACACCAGAGTAAGAATAATCCAGTGTACGTCAACCTGCAGACTGTAAGAGGGTACAAGAAAAGACAAAGATGA
- the cd226 gene encoding CD226 antigen isoform X2, translated as MEAVQKEYWYFLVLVISLTFLKVSEQLRAPVSKVQLQDGMVLDCLCPWTGRLIMVSWTKQPDSKPLAIYHPDYGVNYAAAYEGRVEFSNASPTDGSIILTNVTEGDLGLYSCFLQMFPEGSWTKDTLVEKSGISTVSVHSDTKLVVAESQNLTMWCKYNGAHAGAVSEVTVEKLWSDQQGSTLLGVCKEQEGSVEVSDFEDRVRVNCSSDLELSVQLSSVVKEDGGLYRCNFTTDTGVQTTSIIQLTTISTQERIGLQDVLYLYIGGGVAGAFVLMSGVFLLMWLSRRRRRRREEYRIQLHPAKRRNWRNMD; from the exons ATGGAGGCAGTACAAAAGGAATACTGGTACTTCTTGGTACTTGTGATTTCTCTCACTTTTCTAAAAG TGTCGGAACAGCTGAGGGCTCCAGTCAGTAAGGTCCAGCTGCAGGATGGGATGGTGCTGGACTGTTTATGCCCATGGACTGGAAGACTGATCATGGTCTCCTGGACTAAGCAGCCTGACTCTAAGCCTCTGGCTATCTACCACCCTGACTACGGCGTGAACTACGCTGCAGCATACGAGGGCCGGGTCGAGTTCAGCAATGCCTCACCCACGGACGGCAGCATAATCCTAACCAATGTAACAGAGGGGGACCTGGGTCTGTACAGCTGCTTCCTGCAGATGTTCCCGGAAGGATCATGGACTAAAGACACACTGGTGGAGAAATCAG gAATCTCTACTGTCTCTGTCCATTCTGACACCAAGCTTGTCGTTGCAGAGAGCCAGAATCTGACCATGTGGTGTAAATATAATGGAGCTCATGCTGGAGCTGTAAGCGAGGTTACTGTAGAGAAGCTGTGGTCGGATCAGCAGGGCAGCACTCTGTTAGGAGTGTGTAAAGAGCAGGAGGGCAGTGTAGAGGTCAGTGATTTTGAAGACCGGGTCAGGGTGAACTGCAGTTCTGATCTGGAGCTGAGCGTGCAGCTGAGCAGTGTGGTCAAAGAGGATGGGGGGCTATACCGCTGCAACTTCACTACAGACACTGGCGTTCAGACCACCAGCATCATCCAGCTGACCACCATTTCTACTCAAG aACGTATAGGTCTTCAGGATGTGCTGTATCTGTACATTGGAGGAGGAGTTGCTGGTGCATTCGTACTGATGAGTGGAGTTTTCTTACTGATGTGGCTGAGCAG GAGGAGACGGAGGAGGAGAGAGGAGTACAGGATCCAGCTGCACCCGGCCAAGCGACGG AACTGGAGAAACATGGACTGA